Genomic window (Nymphaea colorata isolate Beijing-Zhang1983 chromosome 1, ASM883128v2, whole genome shotgun sequence):
ACAATCAGAGAATGTCCTCAGTGTAGACCAGCCATAGTTACCCCATTCATGTTGACTCCCAAACAATGGCGGAGTGAAGGGGGCTGGTGTGCTCAATTCTTtggaaaaattcaaaattatattgtgTTGACTTAAAAATTAAGTGAAGCGCCCAAATCAGACCTGAAACAGTGCTCATTCTTTTAAGCTAGAGATCGGTTAGTGCTCCccaccaaaattttctggttcaACTTGTTCCTACCGCTGGTGCTCAAAGCACCCAAGACCATAAAAAGACAGTGGCGGCCCCATCCCAAATTGCTTGTGTGAAAGGAAAGGTTAGTCCTTGGGAAAAAGGGCCGCTAGCTATGTCACCGTGGTACGCCAGACCCACCCACATACCCGTACCGGTATGTCAATACGtggtggtacgtttggatctagTTTTTGAAACTagatccaagaaaaaaaaaggaaaacttaaaACACTAAATGGCTCGTCTCCTCCCTCTCTGCCTCTGAGTTTCTTCATTTGGTGATGACCACCGGTGGATGGTGACGGGAGACCGGTGGACGGCGACCGCGATGGAGGCAATGAGGCGATGAACGGATCAGTGGACGGCGACGGAGGCAAAGAATCCCTAAGAGAATTCGGTCAATCGGTTGAGATTCTTGTTTGTTTCTATTTGTTTGAATCTTTAATTATAATTATTTCTGTTGCTTTTGGCGTACTGGAAGCCATGAATCATGGGTTGGTTTGACTAGAGAGAAGCTGAGTTGTTTTATTAAAAACTGCTGCTTTGTTTTATTAATGTTTGGTTTTGGGGTTATTCACTGTTTCGGCTATTTTTCTTGTGCCCTCTTTTGTTAGAAACAAGTCAAACTAGTGATGTTGCTGAGGAACTTGGGTTCAAGTCTTGGAAAGAGTTTTCTTGTGCCCTCCGTACTCCTCTGTGAGTGCTTCTCCCAACTCCTTATTGATTCTCTTGTTCTTTGCTCTAATAAGAATGGATATAATACGGCTGGAATATAGGCTGGTGCAtccagcaacaaaatttttatttatttatacataaactttttataattatttatttatttatatatatactaacTCTTCCCAACGTCTATATCTtgtcttgaaattttgataagATAAAATGTTCAGTTTTCTTGTTCGAACCTTGGTTGGGATCTGAATGGTTTACTGGGTGTGGGTGGGTGCTCTGGTGAACTCCAGAATTTGCTGTCTCATGTTTTGTATGGGTAATTTAACTAACTACACGCAGCCAATTGAAGGTTTTTGCCGATTTTTACAGGCCAAGACTAGTTGAACAGATTCATGGAGAAAATGCAAAGCCAATCAAGATAGTCCAAAgaaccattatatatatatatatatatatatatatatatatatatatatatatatatattcaaacatTTAGTTTTTATCGTCCCATTCAACATGATggacaattaaaagaaacataaaaaaaaaattcattatctaatattagtttacacctttttcttcttgttttttttattaaccttTTATATTTGCTTCTAAGTAGATAGCCTTTGTGATGGCTGGGTAGCTTTATCacacccactctctctctctctctctctctctctctatatatatatatatatatatatggtgtaAAAGAACAGGGTGGAGGTTGGTAGAAGTCAGTTTCTATTTTGAGTATGTAACACCATCTCAAAGGGTGAAATACTTCTCAGGTTCCAACAAATGGTGGTTACATGCAAAGGCTTTCAGATCAACCTCATACAGGTGCAGAGGCAAGTGTGCtactgtgtgggcaactgcccttatatgccaaaaaaagaaaaagaaaaacttattttcatattaatattttaagatagtATTTTTAGTTTACACACTGGGTGCctcttgaattaaaatttaaaaccttTAAACTAGTGGCCCCTTACCCAGAACATTCTGGTTCCACCCGTGATTACATATgatcaaaagagagagaaagggaaggggaGAGAGCATGCAGGAAACTTCACTTTTACTGATCTCAATGTCAATAACATCTTATTTATCTGAGTACAAGCATATTAGTAGAGGTATATATCCAATAGCACGATGGATCAAGGGCAACGTTGGCATGCAGGAGGGCGGTGGCAAATTCTAGCAGTAGAGGTTCTGGCCTGGGTCTACCCCGAACTGCTGGCAGAACCTCTGGTAGAAGTTGATCCTCGACTGTACTGTTGCTGGATTTCCTCCACCGCACTCACCACTGTTAATGGCTCTGATGGTGGAGCCAAAGCCACTACCTGTTGTGATCCCTTGGTGGCAGTTGCTGTTGGACATCCAGAACCACACTGCAGTCTTGAAAGATATGTTTGCGTCCTGGGCCACGATCTCTGGGTTGTTCAAGCCATCAAAACCAATGGCCTGCCCAGCTGCACCATAGTTGAAGTTCCTACGCGTGTAGGCATATCCATGTCCCAAAGTAAGAATGATGGTCAAGTAACAACATGCATAATATTTGTCATTATTTCGATTTGTATGATTACTACTCACGATACTCAAGAACCGAACCTGATCCCGATGTAACTCTGGACCTTGGGGTGTGGAGGGAAGGGAGGAGGGCTTCTGCCCTCCTTCCAGCTCTTActcacctcaaaaaaaaaatttgtgcagagagagggagattgaTTATCAATACTATTGTTTTAAGTTATGGTAAACAACGAGGTCGACTTGTGAATGAGTtcaagccgagtcatttgcttatcgagtcgagtttgagttcgtGAGTCGACTCATAAATAATCAAGTAGAGTTCAAGTTTACTGAACTCGAACTGTTAAAGCTTTACTTggcttgaaaatgaaaaaactagtATGCTGACGCTAATTAATTGTGTATGTTTTTACAAAGCTCCTTCAAGTTTgttgagctttaatcgagtcgagctcgagctcaacacgtaactgctaATTCGAAATCGAGCTGCttctgtcgagctattctcgagcttgagccgagctcgaggtttcattagtcgagcagAAATAGAGCTAGCTGAACTCGGACTCAACTTGGCTGGTGTTCACCCCTAGTTAACAGTActgttttctttgctttttattCTTTAACTGGACCTATGTTAACAGTAGGATGGAAGAGTAAGAACCACAGTGCAGACTTTAAAatggaatttttttaaaaaagaaagggcGCCAATCATCGATGAGACAGAAATCATGCTGTTTTCCCTTTAAATGCTAGAGTAAAGGTATAGGGAGTCAATATGTAAATGATTGTTACCATGATAGCTGAAGTGGTCCTCTGCCGAAGTAACTTTTCCCTGGAGCACAAGGATATTGCGAGACGCTTTGATCACAGAAGATGCTGCCTGGGTTTTGTTCGTTTATGTAGCAGAAGCCTTCAGTTTGTTCATATTgtcaaaataaacatattagCGACTTCAATTCATGAGTGCCAACAGCAATGAATAATTCAAAATGCAAAGAGAACCACTAAACTAGAAACATTATCTATATGCATGGAAGTAGTTTCTGCCACAAAACAGCTATCTCGAGGGACATACTTCCTGTTTCATGCATGACATTAGCAAGGAAAGCAGCTAACTCCCTCTTTTGAACATCGGTGCCGCCGGTGGTGCCGAAGCCGTTGAAACTTTCTGCTGCGGATATGAAGGAATCATAGTTATAGAAGCCTTTTCCCTCACAACCATCTTGAGGAAGGAGGGTATTGAAGAAATCAGAAGTGACAATCGTCCTTGGAGTGTCCTGGGCCAAGCCCACTTCCAGAACAAGAGCTACAAGA
Coding sequences:
- the LOC116265093 gene encoding endochitinase 4-like; protein product: MKCCTQFLGFVLVALVLEVGLAQDTPRTIVTSDFFNTLLPQDGCEGKGFYNYDSFISAAESFNGFGTTGGTDVQKRELAAFLANVMHETGSFCYINEQNPGSIFCDQSVSQYPCAPGKSYFGRGPLQLSWNFNYGAAGQAIGFDGLNNPEIVAQDANISFKTAVWFWMSNSNCHQGITTGSGFGSTIRAINSGECGGGNPATVQSRINFYQRFCQQFGVDPGQNLYC